One genomic region from Cryptococcus gattii WM276 chromosome C, complete sequence encodes:
- a CDS encoding Pex3p, putative (Similar to TIGR gene model, INSD accession AAW42444.1) — protein MPQTQSSWQRRFRRLFFFVGTASTFYLLSSYFLDRLKENRLRAIKEKRHKDLLKNHFTSLISSISFTLYALLPTLQPQVFEAYPVEKTSQAIQGTATTAISSVRTDSTSSIETSEPLNSLHLYEQGPQESKPPKEAVDNRSPQFGPSVSLVPTVDESWASEFQRKDSEGTTAETESGIIVGGSVGVPETDDGLSSIVSQSISLPASDTSSAFPSPPSEMSSSAQLGPSPPMLRDPTPSPPVSTKSKKGLWKELKIQSIARTITTAYLLPMLYLLTSSQLSILARNTYLNDLASENSRAKGISDLRGGQSHDNEDEYDEDDDYQTPRRNASEATLTGLSAERPSKKDSKKTTGWFSSFTIESMGLTEFVESHTSFLANPVDYLPGTMASYLPSFLSSHRGDGQKNQAQRIGEVQASEMARQRRIEEEEAERLFLSYSWWLLNEGWKGVAERVDQAVGKVFGSMLLKKELSLQDWEKAIREVRAQVEMDEATESGPKLFDFTPFLLPLNPQTSLRAPFPHNTTDHSSHLVSLFDETLSHLRSADGRYLLEKGIATLTKSLCNSLREECYAAETNSQSQNAFELEGRKKRLAECLPVVSRWGKNIWESVPDSGVEEMLAVPEFEGFAAIIFGDWAGK, from the exons ATGCCTCAAACTCAGTCGTCTTGGCAGCGTCGCTTTCGGcgtctcttctttttcgTCGGCACCGCGTCTACCTTTTATCTTTTGAGTTCATACTTCTTGGACCGTCTCAAGGAGAATCGTCTCCGCGCgatcaaggagaagaggcaTAAGGACCT GCTCAAAAACCATTTTACTTCTCTCATCTCGAGCATCTCCTTCACCCTCTATGCACTTTTGCCGACACTTCAGCCGCAGGTGTTCGAAGCTTACCCTGTGGAGAAAACCTCTCAGGCTATTCAGGGCACAGCTACTACTGCAATCTCATCGGTCAGGACAGACTCGACCTCTAGTATCGAAACTAGCGAGCCACTGAATTCATTACATCTCTACGAACAAGGACCTCAGGAGTCAAAACCTCCAAAAGAAGCAGTCGATAATCGAAGTCCGCAGTTCGGCCCTTCAGTCTCTTTGGTTCCCACAGTAGACGAGAGTTGGGCCAGCGAGTTCCAAAGAAAGGACAGTGAAGGTACGACAGCAGAGACGGAGAGCGGGATTATAGTTGGGGGTTCCGTCGGCGTTCCAGAGACGGACGATGGA TTGTCTTCCATTGTTTCGCAATCTATCTCATTACCAGCTAGCGACACATCTTCCGccttcccttctccaccCTCTGAGATGTCATCATCGGCGCAGCTCGGTCCATCTCCTCCTATGCTGAGAGACCCcactccttctccacctgTTTCGACAAAGAGTAAAAAAGGGCTCTGGAAAGAACTGAAGATACAAA GTATTGCTCGAACGATTACGACCGCTTATCTGCTACCTATGCTCTATCTCCTCACCTCTTCCCAGTTATCCATCCTCGCGCGGAATACTTATCTTAATGACCTTGCATCTGAAAATTCCCGCGCCAAGGGAATTTCTGATCTTCGCGGAGGGCAAAGCCACGATAATGAAGATGAATATGATGAGGACGACGATTATCAGACTCCCAGACGTAACGCCTCAGAAGCTACTCTCACAGGACTTTCTGCCGAACGCCCATCGAAAAAAGACAGCAAAAAGACTACTGGCTGGTTCTCTTCCTTCACCATTGAATCAATGGGTCTCACCGAGTTTGTTGAAAGTCATACTTCCTTCCTCGCCAATCCCGTCGATTACCTTCCTGGTACAATGGCTTCTTATCTCCCCTCTTTCTTATCTAGCCATCGGGGAGATGGGCAGAAAAACCAGGCCCAGAGGATCGGCGAGGTTCAAGCCTCTGAGATGGCAAGGCAAAGGAGgattgaagaggaagaggctgaGAGGTTATTTTTGAGTTATTCGTGGTGGCTGTTGAATGAAGGGTGGAAAGGTGTTGCGGAGAGGGTTGACCAGGCTGTCGGAAAAGTGTTTGGATC AATGTTGCTAAAGAAGGAGCTGAGCCTGCAGGATTGGGAAAAGGCGATCAGAGAAGTCCGGGCACAAGTAGAGATGGATGAAGCCACAGAATCTGGACCAAAGCTGTTTGA CTTCACCCCGTTCCTATTACCCCTCAACCCGCAAACATCTCTGCGAGCTCCTTTCCCGCACAATACAACTGACCACTCTTCTCACCTTGTCTCGCTTTTTGACGAAACCCTCAGTCATCTTCGCTCTGCTGACGGACGCTATCTCTTGGAGAAGGGTATAGCCACCTTGACTAAGAGCCTATGTAACAGTCTTAGGGAAGAATGCTACGCCGCTGAAACAAACTCACAATCTCAGAACGCATTCGAGttggaaggaagaaagaagcGATTAGCGGAATGTTTGCCAGTGGTTAGTAGGTGGGGTAAAAATATATGGGAGAGTGTGCCAGATAGCGGGGTCGAGGAGATGTTGGCCGTACCAGAGTTTGAGGGCTTTGCAGCTATCATCTTTGGCGACTGGGCCGGAAAATAG
- a CDS encoding uncharacterized protein (Similar to SGTC gene model, INSD accession EAL22030.1): MSTPTSFYNHNLGDDPSSPPSPTLTIRNATSVRPPSASQDFAPAAASPAPTAGQPGMNRRQSGQQQQQELGKGYPGRDDLRIAAASNQFRGNYSPARASISSTDDEGYPNPSSLPQTAVPGNTTLDGGSSRGVPQTAFGSSFGSPVALFSQPTRETASGGTNRLGRGARFANSRDPSQTITNTGGSSSRSASRARPPLQHNHSVSRDSPDIDDDELQDRGAELIRQRQRERKAKRKKLELEQQRRLAEEGMTADTSNPPSGVPGEGFVAQQGGPSRGQGFISRIRNPISARRPTNEGHFPYPSSVSDGETPRDGGMSPKGDARPPSLHPSVTDEEAEEQSDEHASIVGEIVNGVVEEETGGDVNKCGSEEEEESGPDEGVTLRDRQDAINIEHPFGLPIWKPALYRKSRSVTRNAESALHSIPSAAAERHLLPGNILWAAVFGWWLAFACFIAAVLVSGAEVLGGGRGGYGKTLRGLAWYIGWPFGKYVEGEGAPDDDHEHNEHAGGDEEQANGNYQALDGGPVISKRQRAREVSDSSSSNVTVRRTQDSAPVNAPDSPDATSTSTMPANSGRPAVSFSSGSKGKSRDSVTERSSLLGKNSFGSPRNKRAKKLGRIVYWPGFCFIVAPTMLLVCVLCWGFVITVPMAKLTWELLNLLWYRPLEINFRSAPKVPVPTPTGFSDNVSDGANGSGSDTVVGDSPTKFTLKRARLTKGQVAPTSGPTSTVLLCTYRAVGLQYYKYTVGGVNIMFINLLPLVFFTIIDGLLILPAVERNEHLGRPITPFLRLLTSQALIFVLALASVIPLSYFIGMAVASISAQSSIGMGAVINATFGSIIEIILYSIALTQGKGRLVEGSIVGSILAGVLLMPGASMCSGAFKRKEQKFNAKSAGVTSTMLIMAIIGTLTPTMFYQTYGSFELHCQDCPSGYPNMTISLPEGGMDLKSGDKWMCDHCYYEHPDPENDPFYQENVKTLMYACAAILLLSYLIGLWFSLRTHAAQIWQNPQQLMKSEEAQAVGGVHPALKATLAQRITPQALMHHVLPLHKSNNLPAISSANPAVPPVVPIATNEGSVPAAVSPKTGTLRLAPFGLTKDGIDRTTNNTPGHPQQPSHANGTDTSRPSSGISEAYNLPVGYTPYLESIDQATKSNLTPMRLPGTLTTEDFTRAVAVATVSALRHQGSVVESERRRRHMGSEGLAGGEQGAVVGKEEEVHEKGGGHEAPSWTRGVSAGVLLACTMLYAIIAEILVDVVDVVLQGSGIDEKFLGLTLFALVPNTTEFMNAMSFALNGNIALSMEIGSAYALQVCLLQIPAMVAFSALNQPEKMGDDVDTFTLIFPRWDVIAIILSIFLLTYTYIEARSNYHRGSILVLAYIVLIMGFYYAPPRSQGDTFHNTIFGQDSLENLNVGWTTALTKLWV, translated from the exons ATGTCGACTCCCACTTCTTTTTACAACCACAACCTCGGCGACGAcccctcttctccccctTCCCCTACACTCACTATCCGCAATGCTACATCTGTGCGGCCGCCCAGTGCCTCGCAGGATTTCGCCCCGGCGGCCGCCTCCCCGGCTCCCACAGCAGGCCAGCCCGGGATGAATAGAAGACAAAGTGggcaacagcaacaacaagaGCTCGGAAAGGGATATCCTGGGAGAGATGACCTG CGCATAGCAGCAGCATCCAATCAATTCCGTGGCAACTACTCTCCAGCACGTGCGTCTATATCCTCCACAGACGATGAAGGCTACCCAAACCCAAGCTCTCTACCGCAAACGGCTGTTCCGGGAAACACCACTTTGGACGGTGGCAGCAGTCGTGGTGTGCCACAGACTGCTTTTGGGAGCAGCTTTGGCTCTCCAGTTGCACTCTTCAGTCAGCCCACACGCGAAACAGCTAGCGGAGGAACAAATCGTTTGGGCCGAGGTGCCCGGTTCGCTAATTCTCGGGACCCATCGCAAACCATTACTAATACGGGCGGTTCATCTTCTCGTTCGGCTTCTCGAGCCCGCCCACCTTTGCAGCACAACCACAGCGTCTCGAGAGATTCTCCTGACATAGATGACGATGAATTGCAAGACCGAGGAGCTGAGCTTATCAGACAGCGTCagagggaaaggaaggcaaagaggaagaagttgGAGCTTGAGCAGCAGCGCCGACTTGCCGAAGAAGGAATGACTGCAGATACGAGTAATCCACCCAGTGGTGTACCAGGGGAAGGCTTTGTTGCCCAGCAAGGGGGACCGAGTAGGGGACAAGGGTTCATATCAAGGATAAGAAACCCTATTTCAGCCCGCCGCCCTACGAACGAAGGTCACTTCCCTTACCCTTCAAGTGTATCTGATGGAGAAACGCCCAGAGATGGTGGGATGAGCCCAAAAGGGGATGCACGCCCGCCATCTTTGCACCCGTCTGTTACCGATGAGGAAGCAGAGGAACAGTCAGACGAACATGCAAGTATAGTCGGAGAAATTGTTAATGGTGttgttgaagaagagaccGGCGGTGATGTTAATAAGTGTGGCtctgaggaagaagaggagagtgGGCCGGATGAAGGAGTTACACTAAGAGATCGACAAGAT GCAATCAACATAGAACACCCATTCGGTCTCCCAATTTGGAAACCCGCTCTTTATCGCAAATCACGATCTGTAACTCGCAACGCCGAATCTGCGCTTCATTCAATCCCATCGGCTGCCGCTGAACGGCATCTACTACCAGGAAATATCCTCTGGGCAGCCGTCTTTGGATGGTGGCTTGCTTTTGCGTGCTTTATAGCAGCGGTTCTTGTAAGCGGGGCGGAGGTATTAGGCGGTGGTAGGGGTGGCTATGGCAAGACGTTACGGGGTCTGGCTTGGTATATCGGGTGGCCCTTCGGAAAATATGTGGAAGGTGAAGGGGCGCCGGACGATGATCATGAACACAATGAGCACGCAGGTGGGGACGAGGAGCAAGCGAACGGGAATTATCAAGCACTTGATGGTGGTCCAGTAATCAGTAAACGACAAAGAGCGAGAGAAGTATCCGATTCCTCGTCTTCCAATGTCACCGTCAGGCGTACTCAAGATTCGGCGCCAGTCAATGCCCCTGACTCCCCCGACGCAACTTCAACGAGTACTATGCCAGCCAACAGCGGACGTCCCGCAGTGTCATTTTCTTCTGGTTCCAAGGGCAAAAGTCGTGACAGTGTCACCGAACGATCTTCATTGTTGGGAAAGAACAGTTTCGGAAGTCCCAGAAACAAGAGAGCTAAAAAGCTCGGCCGGATAGTCTACTGGCCTGGGTTCTGCTTCATCGTTGCACCTACAATGCTTTTGGTCTGTGTGCTTTGCTGGGGATTTGTGATAACCGTTCCCATGGCAAAACTGACTTGGGAATTGCTGAACCTTTTATGGTATCGACCACTTGAGATCAATTTCCGATCTGCTCCCAAAGTCCCGGTACCAACACCCACTGGTTTTTCTGACAACGTATCCGATGGTGCCAATGGTTCCGGATCGGATACTGTCGTCGGAGACTCCCCAACCAAATTCACTCTCAAGCGGGCTCGTCTTACGAAGGGACAAGTTGCTCCAACGTCTGGACCCACTTCCACTGTGTTGCTCTGCACCTACCGTGCAGTTGGCCTACAGTACTACAAGTACACAGTTGGCGGTGTCAACATCATGTTTATTAATCTCTTGCCTCTGGTGTTCTTTACTATCATTGACGGTCTCCTCATTCTTCCGGCGGTGGAACGCAACGAGCATCTCGGGAGACCCATTACTCCGTTCTTGCGTCTCCTCACATCTCAAGCCCTCATCTTCGTCCTCGCGCTTGCGTCAGTCATCCCCCTCTCATATTTTATCGGCATGGCCGTTGCTTCCATCTCTGCACAATCCTCAATCGGCATGGGTGCCGTTATAAATGCTACTTTTGGTTCAATTATCGAAATTATTCTTTATAGCATTGCCCTTACGCAGGGCAAAGGTAGGTTAGTGGAAGGATCTATTGTGGGCAGTATCTTAGCCGGTGTATTGCTCATGCCTGGTGCGAGTATGTGTTCGGGAGCTTTCAAAAGGAAAGAGCAAAAGTTTAATGCGAAGAGCGCGGGCGTGACGAGTACGATGTTGATCATGGCTATCATCGGGACTTTGACCCCGACCATGTTTTATCAGACATATGGCTCT TTTGAGCTTCACTGCCAAGACTGCCCTTCGGGTTATCCCAACATGACCATCTCCTTGCCAGAGGGCGGGATGGATTTAAAATCTGGAGACAAATGGATGTGCGACCATTGTTACTATGAACATCCTGACCCAGAGAATGATCCATTCTACCAGGAAAATGTCAAGACCTTGATGTACGCCTGTGCTGccatccttctcctc TCATACCTTATTGGCCTCTGGTTTTCTCTCCGCACTCACGCCGCCCAGATATGGCAAAACCCGCAACAGCTGATGAAGTCTGAGGAGGCTCAAGCTGTAGGCGGGGTACATCCTGCTCTCAAGGCTACCCTCGCTCAGCGCATTACCCCACAGGCTCTGATGCATCATGTCCTTCCTTTACACAAATCAAACAACCTCCCTGCCATCTCATCCGCAAATCCTGCCGTACCTCCTGTTGTACCTATAGCCACCAACGAAGGTAGTGTTCCCGCGGCTGTGTCTCCTAAAACTGGCACATTACGCTTGGCACCATTTGGTTTGACTAAAGACGGAATTGACCGGACTACCAACAACACTCCAGGACATCCTCAGCAACCATCTCATGCTAATGGAACAGACACTTCTCGTCCAAGCTCCGGTATCAGTGAAGCCTACAACCTCCCGGTTGGGTATACCCCGTACCTTGAGAGCATCGATCAAGCTACAAAGTCGAATCTCACTCCCATGCGTCTTCCTGGTACACTCACGACAGAAGACTTTACCCGTGCTGTGGCAGTTGCTACTGTTAGTGCTCTCCGGCATCAAGGGTCCGTTGTTGAGTCTGAAAGGAGGCGCAGACACATGGGAAGTGAAGGTCTAGCGGGTGGGGAGCAGGGAGCAGTGGTTGGtaaagaagaagaagtgcATGAGAAAGGTGGTGGACATGAGGCACCAAGCTGGACGAGAGGAGTCAGTGCTGGGGTTCTGTTGGCTTGTACGATGTTGTATGCTATTATTGCTG AGATCTTGGTGGACGTGGTAGACGTTGTGCTCCAGGGATCCGGTATAGACGAAAAGTTCTTGGGTTTGACACTCTTTGCGCTAGTGCCCAACACGACGGAGTTCATGAATGCCATGTCATTTGCCCTTAATGGCAACATCGCTCTCAG TATGGAAATCGGTTCAGCGTATGCTTTACAAGTGTGTCTGCTACAAATACCGGCAATGGTGGCTTTCAGCGCATTGAATCAGCCTGAGAAGATGGGCGATGATGTCGATACATTCAC CCTCATTTTTCCCCGTTGGGATGTGATCGCCATCATCCTTTCTATCTTCTTGCTCACTTACACCTATATCGAAGCAAGAAGTAACTACCATCGTGGCTCAATTTTGGTCCTTGC CTATATCGTCCTCATCATGGGATTCTACTACGCTCCTCCAAGAAGCCAAGGCGATACCTTTCATAACACCATTTTCGGACAGGACAGCCTGGAAAACTTGAATGTGGGCTGGACAACGGCATTGACCAAGCTTTGGGTGTGA
- a CDS encoding uncharacterized protein (Similar to TIGR gene model, INSD accession AAW42446.1), with protein sequence MPAYRVELAHTGRAGCNGRKPCNGTKIGKGELRLGVWVEIHGNGSFKWRHWGCTTPEVIKHWKEDFEKPSEIDGFDEIPEEYQQKITDAWNEGHVKEGDVPASARVEKVEENEPEDEKPATKKKATKKAMAEAHEDGGSPEAPKKQKAPAKGTKAKDEPKDENENEAEHSLKKKRKAPVKQAKKEEPVEHEEPVAEVTPKKKRKAPAKKDKKAEPSDELEEEHEEKSKRGRGRPKKVKA encoded by the exons ATGCCAGCTTACAGAGTAGAACTTGCCCACACCGGCCGGGCAGGCTGCAACG GAAGGAAACCTTGTAATGGTACAAAAATTGGCAAGGGCGAGCTTCGTCTTGGCGTGTGGGTGGAGATCCATGGTAATGGAAGTTTCAAGTGGCGCCACTGGGGCT GTACCACCCCTGAAGTAATCAAACACTGGAAGGAAGATTTCGAGAAGCCTTCTGAAATTGACGGCT TCGACGAAATTCC CGAAGAATACCAACAAAAG ATCACTGACGCATGGAATGAGGGCCACG TCAAGGAAGGGGACGTTCCTGCATCTGCCAGGGTCGAAAAGGTCGAGGAGAACGAGCCCGAGGACGAGAAGCCCGCTaccaagaagaag GCCACTAAGAAAGCCATGGCCGAAGCTCACGAGGACGGAGGTTCTCCCGAGGCCCCCAAGAAGCAAAAG GCTCCTGCAAAGGGGACTAAGGCTAAGGATGAACCAAAGGACGAGAACGAGAATGAGGCCGAACACTCTCTTAAGAAGAAGCGTAAG GCTCCCGTCAAGCAGgccaagaaggaagagcCCGTGGAACACGAAGAGCCCGTTGCTGAGGTGACTcccaagaagaagaggaag GCTCCTGCTAAGAAGGATAAGAAAGCAGAACCCTCAGACGAACTTGAGGAAGAACACGAAGAGAAGTCTAAGCGG GGTCGAGGGCGTCCCAAGAAGGTTAAAGCTTAA
- a CDS encoding Hypothetical Protein (Similar to TIGR gene model, INSD accession AAW42447.1) produces the protein MRGADGKRLPLWLNTRTLTSHFFFGPYVLFPIAAALTWLGGILALLGLWVVAGKPRYRRNEASVVFISNVGATHQALFIAICCTVAAFYIASMFAERWLRHVDRLPTNIRRRELIFDWLAIFWCVVGSVGLILLSCFNAFTHGTGHWTMTVVFIVGVAISAIFQSAEIWCLHQEHPDRKSLRRNSVIKLIIVLLAIVLAICFGATYGVCHGDSFATNGHSADTCNRITSAAAAFEWAVAFVLTFYFLTIAADLWPAGKSSPRYMRSLAQWQERHGEGHDFTGRRAFGIYPERWQDKEAIMRENMLARNRGLATQVNNGSYTSYDPANGYVAPIGDGVTPLPPAHVRNGSIDYSAMGEGTEARTSMAGSDAPMMRQSAV, from the exons ATGAGAGGAGCAGATGGAAAACGCCTGCCATTGTGGCTCAATACCCGTACCCTCACCTCCCACTTCT TCTTTGGCCCCTATGTCCTTTTCCCCATCGCAGCTGCCCTCACCTGGTTGGGCGGTATCCTCGCTCTCTTGGGTCTCTGGGTCGTGGCCGGTAAACCGAGGTACAGAAGGAATGAGGCTAGCGTCGTGTTTATCAGTAATGTCGGTGCTACACACCAGGCGTTATTTATTGCGATCTGCTGTACTGTGGCAGC GTTCTATATCGCATCCATGTTCGCGGAGAGGTGGTTGAGGCATGTGGACCGATTGCCCACAAATATTAGGAGAAGGGAACTTATTTTTG ACTGGCTTGCCATCTTTTGGTGTGTCGTGGGTTCTGTCGGACTTATCCTTTTATCATGC TTCAATGCATTTACCCATGGAACAGGACATTGGACAATGACGGTCGTCTTCATCGTCGGCGTCGCAATTTCTGCTATTTTCCAATCTGCTGAGATT TGGTGTTTGCACCAAGAGCACCCAGATCGCAAATCGTTGAGGCGAAATTCCGTCATCAAGCTTATCATCGTTCTGCTCGCCATTGTTCTTGCTATTTGCTTCGGTGCCACCTACGGTGTC TGTCACGGAGATTCTTTTGCGACAAATGGTCATTCTGCCGATACATGCAATAGAATTACATCGGCAGCCGCTGCTTTCGAATGGGCAGTCGCTTTTGTCCTCACATTCTATTTTCTCACTATTGCTGCCGACCTTTGGCCCGCAGGCAAATCCTCCCCGCGATACATGCGCAGTTTGGCACAATGGCAGGAGAGGCACGGAGAAGGCCACGACTTTACTGGCCGACGTGCGTTTGGTATCTACCCAGAGCGATGGCAAGATAAGGAGGCGATCATGCGAGAAAACATGTTAGCAAGAAACAGAGGTTTGGCCACCCAGGTCAATAATGGGTCCTACACTAGCTATGATCCGGCCAATGGGTACGTAGCCCCTATAGGTGACGGCGTGACACCTTTGCCTCCTGCGCATGTGCGCAATGGAAGTATAGACTACAGCGCGATGGGAGAGGGTACTGAGGCAAGAACAAGTATGGCGGGAAGCGATGCGCCTATGATGAGGCAGTCTGCTGTATAG
- a CDS encoding cytoplasm protein, putative (Similar to TIGR gene model, INSD accession AAW42448.1) encodes MSHFDTVSRTTSRAGSTVSRNQSLIKKNTAPHELKPSDILIERFQAWKGIVKMLISYFEGIADIEANTSKELTKLGAVIQVPFRPGNQFLGEGGMQDVFYTIRDKTRLIADSHASLARTIESSIVQHLQKLRTEIKAHIKNVQNDTGKLATSVAKERELSTRAIADLARAINAVNNTPMQVSSKEDPFAVNQAVMKQLQKQVNEENALQKSIIIMQQNSAHFEEGIVRSVQSAWATFDEWQTRMSTSVQETWRQLGVNMAQLMPDREWISFAARSDHLLDPETPLRNIDLIDYPGKSDPSVAPVYTGMLERKKRFTKSYKEGFYVLTPAGYLHEYASSDPSTATHPIWSLFLPACTLGPPSSASTAKSHKFHIEGRKDGTSAHGKTPGGRGLFRGSDTAFTFRARSHEEMMEVWNDLRMLVARYLVASEQMEREGPISQAVRSVGYGSEEEEEEEEEEEEDEGSSVEEAEEEEEEVQDDAHTAEEEVPAYSHGGAAPIEVGPNGYAIDKKEKPELGPEAETGSDGRAPQLSRREEKAPAREQPTTGEAPASAPGYEGAGVGSISLGEEARPSGNDAEADTTAEAPAPSSSVAGDSAEPDVAEPETPTSDSNSKGILSRFTENFGSAKKE; translated from the exons ATGTCCCACTTCGACACAGTCTCCCGGACCACGTCCAGAGCGGGTTCAACCGTTTCTAGGAATCAGTCCTTG ATCAAGAAGAACACTGCTCCTCATGAGCTGAAGCCGTCCGACATTCTCATCGAACGATTCCAGGCTTGGAAAGGCATTGTCAAGATGCTCATCT CCTACTTTGAGGGTATCGCCGACATCGAGGCCAACACTTCCAAGGAGCTCACCAAGCTTGGTGCTGTTATCCAGGTCCCTTTCAGACCCGGAAACCAGTTCCTCGGTGAAGGCGGTATGCAAGATGTCTTCTACACCATCCGAGACAAGACTCGTCTCATCGCCGATTCTCACGCGTCCCTTGCTAGGACTATCGAGTCATCCATCGTCCAGCACCTCCAGAAGCTCCGAACCGAGATTAAGGCTCACATCAAGAACGTCCAGAACGACACCGGAAAGCTTGCCACCTCTGTCGCCAAGGAGAGGGAATTGTCTACCAGGGCCATCGCCGACTTGGCCAGGGCTATTAATGCAGTTAACAACACTCCCATGCAGGTCTCTTCCAAGGAGGACCCGTTCGCTGTTAATCAGGCTGTTATGAAGCAGCTTCAGAAGCAG GTCAACGAGGAGAACGCCCTCCAGAaatccatcatcatcatgcAGCAAAACTCTGCCCACTTCGAGGAGGGTATCGTCCGCTCTGTCCAGTCCGCTTGGGCTACTTTTGACGAGTGGCAGACCCGAATGTCCACTTCTGTGCAGGAGACCTGGAGACAGCTCGGTGTTAACATGGCTCAGCTCATGCCAGACCGGGAGTGGATCTCCTTCGCTGCTCGATCTGACCACCTCCTTGACCCCGAGACTCCTTTGCGTAACATCGATTTGATCGACTACCCTGGCAAGAGCGACCCTTCTGTCGCCCCCGTGTACACTGGTATGCTCGAGCGCAAGAAGAGGTTCACTAAGTCTTACAAGGAGGGGTTCTATGTCTTGACTCCTGCTGGTTACCTCCACGAATACGCTTCTTCTGACCCTAGCACTGCTACCCACCCTATCTGGAGCTTGTTCCTTCCTGCTTGTACTCTTGGTCCTCCCTCTTCCGCCAGTACTGCGAAGTCTCATAAGTTCCACATTGAAGGCCGTAAGGACGGCACTTCTGCCCACGGCAAGACCCCTGGCGGGCGAGGTTTGTTCCGCGGTAGTGACACTGCGTTTACCTTTAGGGCTAGGAGTCATGaagagatgatggaggTCTGGAATGACTTGAGGATGTTGGTCGCTAGGTATTTGGTTGCTTCTGAGCAAATGGAGAGGGAAGGCCCCATCTCTCAGGCCGTTAGGAGCGTCGGCTACGGTTccgaagaggaagaagaagaagaggaagaagaggaggaggacgaaGGCAGCTCGGTCGAGGAGgctgaggaagaagaggaagaggttCAGGATGACGCTCACACTGCCGAAGAGGAGGTCCCCGCCTACTCTCACGGTGGCGCCGCGCCTATTGAGGTTGGTCCCAACGGCTACGCT ATCGACAAGAAGGAAAAGCCCGAACTCGGTCCTGAGGCTGAGACGGGCTCTGACGGCAGAGCACCTCAGTTATCTCGCCGAGAGGAGAAGGCGCCTGCCCGTGAGCAGCCTACAACTGGTGAGGCTCCAGCTTCCGCCCCTGGGTATGAAGGTGCAGGTGTCGGGTCAATTTCGTTGGGAGAAGAGGCCCGTCCTTCTGGTAATGACGCAGAAGCCGACACGACTGCTGAAGCTCCAGCCCCGTCTTCCTCGGTCGCTGGCGACAGTGCCGAACCTGACGTCGCTGAGCCAGAGACGCCCACTAGCGACTCAAACAGCAAGGGCATCCTTAGTCGATTCACAGAGAACTTTGGATCAGCCAAAAAGGAATAA